In one window of Halomarina pelagica DNA:
- the fdhF gene encoding formate dehydrogenase subunit alpha, with product MSTNPPLPRVPSVENPQHETPLTEDFVTGTANDPEVRAVPPSASGEREGMATVTVDGTPVALPPGSTLIDAVNAVDTEGYVPALCYYDRDTEQGDEIGPRSECRTCMVETEEYGLVPSCSFPAEDGLSIATDAPDAEEARDVNLDLVLSNHNLRCTTCNANGQCELQDVSIENDVWHPRYGVLDDRDAYEPIDDTSSFIQIDRNKCILCNRCVEACNDVQVEGVLRIEGSGDDAHVGFQSEAETMADSTCVSCGHCATVCPTGSLTEKGYDGVATLPIPGFDQKNSVGKVIEHEPARTADDPPASPAADDASERKGVARFMAKARERARDAATDAGGAAWQRVEHLAEDVAANTMPEGVLFDVADAVSDVRLGGVDRTETTCGYCSVGCRFEVHAKDGEFLAVQPADPDHAPVNDFSTCVKGKFGYEFVDRETRLQTPLIREDGEFREATWDEALSRVAEEFARIVDDAGPDAMACFASSKGTNEEAYLVQKFARQVLGTKNVDNCARLCHSSTVAALQQTVGYGAMTNRINEDVGETDCYLITGSNTTESHPVLATRIKQNVRDGADLFVFDPRRVGIAEHATQYTRTRPGYDVAWINGMIRYVVEEDLHDAEFVEERTRNFDDLREKVEPFTPEEVERLTGVSPEELKNAAETIATADTCVFGWAMGMTQHSHGTQNVLALADLALVTGNLGKPGAGLSPFRGQNNVQGGGGDMGPAPHTLPGYQDLHDEDVLDTFERAWGTRPPSDVGLKVPETFTEALKGNVRGMYVVGENPALSEPDISHAADALDALDFLVVQDVFLTETAEFADVVLPAATFAEKDGTFTNTERRVQLVRRAMDAPGEAKPDWIILQELANRLGVEWGYESTSEVMDEINDLVPIYGGITHDRLEERGDGLQWPCPDEDHPGTPYLYEDEFNFEDGKARFVSADMGEPGDLPSEEYPLTLTSGRVLYHWHTGTLTRRVEGLMHHVGESFVEIHPETAERLGVADGEYVHVESKQGEIVVKAQVTDRPDVGVVFVPMHFAAGAVNRLTKETFDRVSGIPEYKVTSVRVTPAGPDPDPDSLGARAPGDD from the coding sequence GTGAGTACCAACCCACCACTACCGCGCGTACCGTCCGTCGAGAACCCGCAGCACGAGACGCCGCTGACCGAGGACTTCGTCACCGGCACGGCGAACGACCCCGAGGTGAGGGCCGTCCCCCCGAGCGCGTCCGGCGAGCGCGAGGGGATGGCGACCGTCACCGTCGACGGGACGCCCGTCGCGCTCCCGCCGGGGTCGACGCTCATCGACGCCGTGAACGCGGTCGACACCGAGGGGTACGTCCCCGCGCTGTGCTACTACGACCGGGACACCGAGCAGGGCGACGAGATCGGCCCGCGCTCCGAGTGTCGCACCTGTATGGTCGAGACCGAGGAGTACGGCCTCGTGCCGTCGTGCAGTTTCCCCGCCGAAGACGGCCTGTCGATCGCCACCGACGCGCCCGACGCGGAGGAGGCCCGCGACGTGAACCTCGACCTCGTCCTGTCGAACCACAACCTCCGCTGTACGACGTGCAACGCCAACGGCCAGTGCGAACTCCAGGACGTCTCCATCGAGAACGACGTCTGGCACCCGCGCTACGGCGTCCTCGACGACCGCGACGCCTACGAGCCGATCGACGACACCTCCTCGTTCATCCAGATCGACCGCAACAAGTGCATCCTCTGCAACCGCTGCGTCGAGGCGTGCAACGACGTCCAGGTCGAGGGCGTCCTCCGGATCGAGGGTTCCGGCGACGACGCGCACGTCGGCTTCCAGAGCGAGGCGGAGACGATGGCCGACTCGACGTGCGTCTCCTGCGGCCACTGCGCGACGGTCTGCCCCACCGGCTCGCTCACCGAGAAGGGCTACGACGGCGTCGCCACCCTCCCGATCCCCGGCTTCGACCAGAAGAACTCCGTCGGGAAGGTCATCGAGCACGAACCCGCGCGGACGGCGGACGACCCCCCCGCGAGCCCCGCTGCCGACGACGCGTCGGAGCGCAAGGGGGTGGCCCGGTTCATGGCGAAGGCCCGCGAGCGCGCCCGCGACGCCGCGACGGACGCCGGCGGCGCGGCCTGGCAGCGCGTCGAGCACCTCGCCGAGGACGTCGCGGCGAACACCATGCCGGAGGGCGTGCTGTTCGACGTCGCTGACGCCGTGAGCGACGTCAGGCTCGGAGGCGTCGATCGGACCGAGACCACCTGCGGCTACTGCTCGGTCGGCTGTCGGTTCGAGGTACACGCGAAGGACGGCGAGTTCCTCGCCGTCCAGCCCGCGGACCCCGACCACGCCCCGGTCAACGACTTCTCGACGTGCGTGAAGGGGAAGTTCGGCTACGAGTTCGTCGACCGCGAGACGCGCCTCCAGACGCCGCTGATCAGGGAGGACGGCGAGTTCCGGGAGGCCACCTGGGACGAGGCGCTCTCCCGCGTCGCCGAGGAGTTCGCGCGCATCGTCGACGATGCGGGACCGGACGCGATGGCCTGCTTCGCCTCCTCGAAGGGGACCAACGAGGAGGCCTACCTCGTCCAGAAGTTCGCCCGGCAGGTGCTCGGGACGAAGAACGTCGACAACTGCGCGCGGCTCTGTCACTCCTCGACGGTCGCCGCGCTCCAGCAGACGGTCGGCTACGGGGCGATGACCAACCGCATCAACGAGGACGTCGGCGAGACCGACTGTTACCTCATCACCGGCTCGAACACGACCGAGAGCCACCCCGTCCTCGCCACGCGGATCAAGCAGAACGTCCGCGACGGGGCGGACCTGTTCGTCTTCGACCCGCGGAGGGTCGGCATCGCGGAGCACGCGACCCAGTACACCCGCACCCGCCCCGGCTACGACGTGGCCTGGATCAACGGGATGATCCGGTACGTCGTCGAGGAGGACCTCCACGACGCCGAGTTCGTGGAGGAGCGCACCCGGAACTTCGACGACCTGCGCGAGAAGGTCGAGCCGTTCACGCCCGAGGAGGTCGAGCGCCTGACCGGCGTCTCACCCGAGGAGCTGAAGAACGCGGCCGAGACGATCGCGACCGCCGATACCTGCGTCTTCGGCTGGGCCATGGGGATGACCCAGCACAGCCACGGGACGCAGAACGTCCTCGCGCTCGCGGACCTCGCGCTCGTCACCGGCAACCTCGGCAAGCCGGGGGCGGGGCTGTCACCGTTCCGCGGACAGAACAACGTCCAGGGCGGCGGCGGCGACATGGGGCCGGCCCCGCACACCCTCCCCGGCTACCAGGACCTCCACGACGAGGACGTGCTCGACACGTTCGAGCGCGCCTGGGGGACGCGCCCGCCGTCCGACGTCGGTCTGAAGGTCCCCGAGACGTTCACCGAGGCCCTGAAGGGGAACGTCCGCGGGATGTACGTCGTCGGCGAGAACCCCGCGCTGTCGGAGCCGGACATCTCGCACGCGGCGGACGCGCTCGACGCGCTCGACTTCCTCGTCGTGCAGGACGTGTTCCTCACCGAGACTGCCGAGTTCGCAGACGTCGTCCTCCCGGCCGCCACCTTCGCCGAGAAGGACGGCACGTTCACCAACACGGAGCGCCGCGTCCAGCTCGTCCGGCGGGCGATGGACGCGCCCGGCGAGGCGAAACCCGACTGGATCATCCTGCAGGAACTCGCGAACCGGCTGGGGGTCGAGTGGGGCTACGAGTCGACGAGCGAGGTGATGGACGAGATCAACGACCTCGTGCCGATCTACGGCGGGATCACCCACGACCGACTCGAGGAGCGGGGCGACGGCCTCCAGTGGCCCTGCCCGGACGAGGACCACCCCGGCACCCCCTACCTCTACGAGGACGAGTTCAACTTCGAGGACGGGAAGGCGCGGTTCGTCTCCGCGGACATGGGCGAGCCGGGCGACCTCCCGAGTGAGGAGTACCCGCTCACGCTCACCTCCGGGCGCGTACTCTATCACTGGCACACGGGCACGCTCACCCGCCGCGTCGAGGGGCTGATGCACCACGTCGGCGAGAGCTTCGTCGAGATCCACCCGGAGACCGCAGAGCGCCTCGGGGTGGCCGACGGCGAGTACGTGCACGTCGAGTCGAAACAGGGGGAGATCGTCGTGAAGGCGCAGGTGACGGACCGCCCCGACGTGGGCGTCGTGTTCGTCCCGATGCACTTCGCCGCGGGCGCGGTCAACCGCCTCACGAAGGAGACGTTCGACCGGGTCAGCGGGATCCCCGAGTACAAGGTGACGAGCGTCCGCGTCACGCCCGCGGGACCGGACCCCGACCCCGACTCGCTCGGCGCGCGCGCACCCGGCGACGACTGA
- a CDS encoding NADH-ubiquinone oxidoreductase-F iron-sulfur binding region domain-containing protein produces MDETTAAVGRAPVLRVADADGAVAAAAREAIGGSAVTVGSAGVRGLDPLVSATADGRTAFHANCTPDRAREVAAALDGGDLLTDDAVAVVEHAPDRETLPVPDDGPLSVGRRRVLGPCGWVAPASVEDLPPTFDERDPGEALDAIGAIGLLGRGRGDGRADEPVAPAWRTARDADGDPVVVVNANEADRRNETDRVLLEGAPLAVLDGALAVARAVDATDVIVYCNEADERLHERVEAAAGALREETGEAVQVVAGPDRFIAGEMTMALEAMEGADRLEARLRPPGPEVHGLHGRPTVVHTPRTFAHVRRALVAGGEYDPDDADPGTRLFTVTGDVEARATVELPTGGSLAAVRDAVTMPGRFKMACVGGQFGGLVRSLDCAPSAPALAAADLGAEGVVELLDESNCVVATAGRRARFAQEENCGRCVPCREGSKQLTNLLRDVYDGDYPDDGLRELARVMRTTSTCAFGQTAARPVATAMEAFEAEFVAHANGRCPSGTCQEGDS; encoded by the coding sequence ATGGACGAGACGACTGCCGCCGTCGGTCGCGCTCCGGTCCTCCGCGTGGCCGACGCGGACGGTGCCGTCGCGGCCGCCGCGCGGGAGGCGATCGGAGGATCGGCCGTCACCGTCGGATCCGCGGGCGTCCGGGGACTCGACCCGCTGGTCTCGGCGACCGCCGACGGCCGGACCGCGTTTCACGCCAACTGCACGCCCGACCGCGCCCGCGAGGTCGCCGCGGCGCTCGACGGGGGCGACCTCCTCACGGACGACGCCGTCGCGGTCGTCGAGCACGCACCCGACCGCGAGACGCTGCCCGTCCCCGACGACGGACCGCTCTCGGTCGGCCGTCGGCGCGTGCTCGGTCCCTGCGGATGGGTCGCCCCCGCGAGCGTCGAGGACCTCCCGCCGACGTTCGACGAGCGCGACCCCGGGGAGGCGCTCGACGCGATCGGGGCGATCGGCCTGCTGGGACGCGGTCGCGGCGACGGCCGCGCGGACGAACCCGTCGCGCCCGCGTGGCGCACCGCCCGCGACGCCGACGGCGATCCGGTCGTCGTCGTGAACGCGAACGAGGCCGACCGGCGCAACGAGACCGACCGCGTGCTGCTGGAGGGCGCGCCCCTCGCGGTCCTCGACGGCGCGCTCGCCGTCGCCCGCGCCGTCGACGCGACGGACGTGATCGTCTACTGCAACGAGGCGGACGAGCGCCTCCACGAGCGCGTCGAGGCGGCCGCGGGCGCGCTCCGCGAGGAGACGGGCGAGGCGGTGCAGGTCGTCGCCGGTCCCGACCGGTTCATCGCGGGGGAGATGACGATGGCGCTCGAGGCGATGGAGGGCGCGGACAGGCTCGAGGCGCGACTCCGCCCGCCCGGCCCGGAGGTCCACGGTCTCCACGGTCGCCCGACGGTCGTCCACACCCCGCGGACGTTCGCACACGTGCGACGCGCGCTCGTGGCGGGCGGGGAGTACGACCCCGACGACGCCGACCCCGGCACGCGCCTGTTCACCGTGACCGGCGACGTCGAGGCGCGGGCCACCGTCGAACTCCCGACCGGCGGGTCGCTCGCCGCCGTCCGCGACGCCGTGACGATGCCCGGGCGGTTCAAGATGGCGTGCGTCGGCGGGCAGTTCGGCGGCCTCGTCCGGTCGCTCGACTGCGCGCCCAGCGCCCCCGCGCTGGCCGCCGCCGACCTCGGTGCCGAGGGGGTCGTCGAGTTGCTCGACGAGTCGAACTGCGTCGTCGCCACGGCCGGGCGGCGCGCTCGCTTCGCCCAGGAGGAGAACTGCGGACGCTGCGTCCCCTGCCGCGAGGGGTCGAAGCAGCTGACGAACCTCCTCCGCGACGTCTACGACGGCGACTACCCCGACGACGGGCTGCGCGAACTCGCGCGGGTGATGCGGACGACGAGCACCTGCGCGTTCGGGCAGACCGCCGCCCGCCCCGTCGCGACGGCCATGGAGGCGTTCGAGGCCGAGTTCGTCGCGCACGCGAACGGTCGCTGTCCCAGCGGAACCTGCCAGGAGGGAGATTCGTGA
- a CDS encoding CobW family GTP-binding protein codes for MTVEGGDAEEGTVPVTVVTGALGAGKTTLVNRLLTAPGDRRIALIVNDVGEVNVDAELVEAEEDGIVDLSNGCICCRLRDDLVTEAARLARERTFDYLVIEASGISEPVPIARTLTVGSEDGPDPADDYRLDTVVTVVDAYGFWKEFDAGADLPPGHDPDRPLADVLVDGIEFCDVLLLNKCDMVPDDVLEEIEAVIRRLQPRAALHRTTHSDVPPDAVLGTGRFDFEAASREQGWKRELAGGGRDDGGGDDHGYDGGHGHGDGHDHDRDRSAAEAHGVESFVYERDRPFHSRRFADWLDDWDGAIVRAKGFCWLASRPEEVIGLNQAGPSLRVGPIGEWGEDDPVTRLVFIGSDLDPERRRTELDACLLGADERDVAADADPFPRETLLK; via the coding sequence ATGACCGTCGAAGGGGGGGACGCCGAAGAGGGAACGGTACCGGTGACGGTCGTCACCGGCGCGCTCGGGGCGGGCAAGACGACGCTCGTCAACCGCCTGCTGACCGCGCCCGGCGACCGGCGGATCGCGCTGATCGTCAACGACGTGGGGGAGGTCAACGTCGACGCCGAACTCGTCGAGGCCGAGGAGGACGGCATCGTCGACCTCTCGAACGGCTGTATCTGCTGTCGCCTGCGCGACGACCTCGTCACGGAGGCGGCGCGGCTGGCCCGCGAGCGGACGTTCGACTACCTCGTGATCGAGGCCTCCGGGATCAGCGAACCCGTTCCCATCGCGCGGACGCTCACCGTCGGATCCGAGGACGGGCCGGACCCCGCCGACGACTACCGCCTCGACACCGTGGTGACGGTCGTCGACGCCTACGGCTTCTGGAAGGAGTTCGACGCGGGCGCGGACCTCCCGCCCGGCCACGACCCCGACCGCCCGCTCGCGGACGTACTCGTCGACGGGATCGAGTTCTGCGACGTGCTCCTGCTCAACAAGTGCGACATGGTACCTGACGACGTGCTCGAGGAGATCGAGGCCGTGATCCGGCGGCTCCAGCCCCGCGCGGCGCTGCACCGGACGACTCACTCGGACGTCCCGCCCGACGCCGTACTCGGAACCGGGCGGTTCGACTTCGAGGCGGCGAGCCGCGAGCAGGGCTGGAAGCGCGAACTCGCTGGGGGCGGGCGCGATGACGGGGGCGGTGACGATCACGGGTACGACGGCGGGCACGGGCACGGGGACGGTCACGACCACGACCGTGATCGCTCCGCAGCCGAGGCCCACGGCGTCGAGTCGTTCGTCTACGAGCGCGACCGCCCGTTCCACTCCCGGCGCTTCGCCGACTGGCTCGACGACTGGGACGGTGCGATCGTCCGCGCGAAGGGCTTCTGCTGGCTCGCGAGTCGTCCGGAGGAGGTGATCGGGCTGAACCAGGCCGGGCCGTCGCTGCGCGTCGGTCCCATCGGCGAGTGGGGCGAGGACGACCCCGTCACGCGGCTGGTGTTCATCGGCAGTGACCTCGATCCGGAGCGACGGCGGACGGAACTCGACGCGTGTCTGCTCGGGGCGGACGAGCGCGACGTCGCGGCCGACGCGGATCCCTTCCCGCGCGAGACGCTGTTGAAGTGA
- a CDS encoding outer membrane protein assembly factor BamB family protein: MTGYDPGRTFSTPADGPKGPPSVEWRTHLDRTRDSEQPIVRGERLYVARADRLVSLDAVSGEQYWSVPILPEGNQPPQHAAASQNTLFTEQFRVSATEGAKRWTKTEPSYVDLMVVDDLLIAARVPDVAVQLNPENGKILYEYGLAKAVADGGVLYGEDASGSGRLVGVTVTSAEPAFEASVDLDPYQLMATDGVLCGVFKSLPANDVYLQAFDVKSGERLYRRDLDVHISDAERIALTDDALYVLGERLYSFSPTSGEEQWTYAPSSSGVTRIVADRSAVYLCTADAIVAVAHDGTERWERKLRSRPLAAPIVAGGRLLVSTETDILAFS, translated from the coding sequence ATGACGGGGTACGATCCCGGCCGTACGTTCTCAACACCAGCGGACGGTCCGAAGGGACCCCCTTCGGTAGAGTGGCGAACCCATCTCGATCGAACTCGTGACTCCGAGCAACCGATCGTACGAGGCGAACGGCTCTACGTCGCGCGGGCGGATCGGCTCGTTTCTCTCGATGCCGTCAGTGGTGAACAGTACTGGTCCGTCCCAATCCTTCCTGAGGGGAACCAACCGCCACAACACGCGGCCGCATCCCAGAACACGTTGTTTACCGAACAGTTCCGCGTGTCCGCGACCGAGGGAGCGAAACGGTGGACGAAGACGGAACCGTCGTACGTCGATCTGATGGTTGTCGATGACCTGCTCATCGCGGCGCGCGTCCCGGACGTTGCCGTACAACTCAATCCCGAGAACGGAAAGATACTCTACGAGTACGGTCTCGCAAAAGCTGTCGCCGACGGTGGCGTCCTCTACGGTGAAGACGCGAGCGGTTCAGGACGTCTCGTCGGAGTCACTGTCACATCCGCCGAACCGGCGTTCGAGGCGTCCGTCGATCTCGATCCCTACCAGCTGATGGCTACTGACGGGGTTCTATGCGGGGTTTTCAAGAGCCTCCCGGCAAACGACGTGTACCTCCAGGCGTTCGACGTCAAGAGCGGCGAACGCCTCTACCGGCGCGATCTCGATGTTCACATCAGCGACGCCGAACGGATCGCGCTCACCGACGACGCGCTGTACGTACTCGGTGAACGACTCTACTCGTTCAGTCCGACGTCAGGGGAGGAACAGTGGACGTACGCGCCCTCGTCCAGCGGGGTAACGCGAATCGTCGCGGATCGCTCCGCAGTGTACCTCTGCACGGCGGATGCTATCGTCGCGGTCGCTCACGACGGAACGGAGCGCTGGGAGCGGAAGCTTCGATCTCGCCCGCTCGCCGCCCCGATCGTGGCTGGTGGGAGACTCCTCGTATCGACGGAGACAGACATTCTCGCGTTTTCGTGA
- a CDS encoding glutathione-independent formaldehyde dehydrogenase, with the protein MDAVVYQGPHDVAVEEVDEPELESPNDAIIDITTTAICGSDLHMYEGRTSAEPGIVFGHENMGTVTEVGEGVETLEEGDRIVLPFNVACGHCRNCENGFTGFCTNVNPGFAGGAYGYVAMGPYKGGQAEKLRVPYADFNALKLPEGNEHEDSFALLADIFPTGWHGTELAGLQPGESIAIFGAGPVGLMAAYSAKIKGAAEIYVVDRVESRLDLAVDHCDATPINFEEADPVEQIKEAHGDGVDRGVDAVGYQAIDPDTDPGDEAYDPARENPAVVLNQLIQTVRPTGQLGIPGLYVPQDPGAPDEMAAQGRLGIDFGKLFEKGLRLGTGQCNVKQYNRQLRDLIIEGRADPSFVVSHRVGLDRAPEMYERFDEREEGVTKVLLEP; encoded by the coding sequence ATGGACGCGGTCGTATACCAGGGACCGCACGACGTCGCGGTGGAGGAAGTGGACGAACCGGAACTCGAGAGCCCGAACGACGCGATAATCGACATCACGACGACGGCCATCTGCGGGTCCGACCTGCACATGTACGAGGGGCGGACGTCCGCCGAACCGGGGATCGTCTTCGGTCACGAGAACATGGGGACCGTCACGGAGGTCGGCGAGGGCGTCGAGACGCTGGAAGAGGGCGATCGGATCGTCCTCCCCTTCAACGTCGCCTGCGGCCACTGTCGCAACTGCGAGAACGGCTTCACCGGCTTCTGTACGAACGTCAACCCCGGCTTCGCCGGGGGCGCGTACGGCTACGTCGCGATGGGTCCGTACAAGGGCGGGCAGGCCGAGAAGCTCCGCGTGCCCTACGCCGACTTCAACGCGCTGAAGCTCCCGGAGGGGAACGAGCACGAGGACTCCTTCGCCCTGCTGGCGGACATCTTCCCGACCGGCTGGCACGGGACCGAACTCGCGGGCCTCCAGCCCGGCGAGTCCATCGCCATCTTCGGCGCGGGGCCGGTGGGGCTGATGGCCGCCTACAGCGCGAAGATCAAGGGGGCCGCCGAGATCTACGTCGTCGACCGCGTCGAGAGCCGACTCGACCTGGCGGTCGATCACTGCGACGCCACGCCGATCAACTTCGAGGAGGCCGACCCGGTCGAGCAGATCAAGGAGGCCCACGGCGACGGCGTCGACCGCGGCGTGGACGCCGTCGGCTACCAGGCCATCGACCCGGACACCGACCCCGGCGACGAGGCCTACGACCCCGCCCGGGAGAACCCGGCGGTCGTACTCAACCAGCTCATCCAGACCGTCCGCCCGACGGGTCAGCTGGGGATCCCGGGCCTGTACGTCCCGCAGGACCCCGGCGCGCCCGACGAGATGGCCGCCCAGGGCCGGCTCGGCATCGACTTCGGGAAGCTGTTCGAGAAGGGCCTGCGCCTCGGAACGGGCCAGTGCAACGTCAAGCAGTACAACCGGCAACTGCGCGACCTCATCATCGAGGGACGCGCCGACCCGAGCTTCGTCGTCTCACACCGCGTCGGCCTCGACCGCGCGCCCGAGATGTACGAGCGGTTCGACGAGCGCGAGGAGGGCGTCACGAAGGTGTTGCTCGAACCGTAG
- a CDS encoding NAD(P)-dependent oxidoreductase — MYSSHREYSLRPPPSTERTSPASAYRVYMQTVGFVGLGAMGAPMARTLADAGHPLVVYNRTEARTEPFAEAGHAVRESPAAVAAEADAVFVMVTGPEALRAVVTGEESIVEGLAEGTVVVNTSTVSHDATTAAATAVADAGGRYVDAPVLGTVGPAEEGDLVVLASGDDDAIAAVRDPLDAIGSSVFDCGAVGQGTTMKLTTNLLLGNLMEAFAEALAFGTAHDLPLDTVLDVIDDGVLGAPLFAVKGDAVRERSFDPQFPVDLLFKDLSLALDAAGDAEVPLPATAATREAVGATRALGFGGEDVAALVKHLEATTGTTIGE, encoded by the coding sequence ATGTATTCGAGTCACAGAGAATATAGCTTGCGCCCGCCACCGTCGACCGAGCGTACAAGCCCCGCGAGCGCGTACCGCGTTTACATGCAGACAGTCGGCTTCGTCGGCCTCGGCGCGATGGGCGCGCCGATGGCCCGGACCCTCGCGGACGCGGGCCACCCACTCGTCGTCTACAACCGCACCGAAGCGCGAACGGAACCCTTCGCCGAGGCGGGACACGCGGTTCGGGAGTCCCCGGCCGCCGTCGCGGCCGAGGCGGACGCCGTCTTCGTGATGGTGACCGGTCCCGAGGCGCTCCGCGCGGTGGTCACGGGCGAGGAGAGTATCGTCGAGGGACTCGCGGAGGGCACCGTCGTCGTGAACACGAGCACCGTCTCGCACGACGCGACGACGGCCGCGGCGACGGCGGTGGCGGACGCCGGCGGCCGGTACGTGGACGCGCCCGTCCTCGGGACGGTCGGCCCGGCCGAGGAGGGCGACCTCGTCGTGCTGGCCTCGGGCGACGACGACGCGATCGCCGCCGTCCGCGACCCGCTCGACGCGATCGGGTCGTCGGTGTTCGACTGCGGCGCGGTCGGTCAGGGGACTACCATGAAACTCACGACGAACCTGTTGCTCGGGAACTTGATGGAGGCGTTCGCCGAGGCCCTCGCCTTCGGGACCGCCCACGACCTCCCGCTCGACACGGTGCTCGACGTGATCGACGACGGCGTCCTCGGCGCGCCCCTGTTCGCGGTCAAGGGCGACGCCGTCCGGGAGCGATCGTTCGATCCGCAGTTCCCGGTCGACCTCCTGTTCAAGGACCTCTCGCTGGCGCTCGACGCGGCGGGCGACGCCGAGGTCCCCCTGCCGGCGACCGCCGCGACGCGGGAGGCCGTCGGCGCGACCCGGGCGCTCGGGTTCGGCGGGGAGGACGTGGCGGCGCTCGTCAAACACCTCGAAGCGACGACCGGCACCACGATCGGCGAGTGA
- a CDS encoding GNAT family N-acetyltransferase translates to MAARLPLWRVTRTARARRLYEWLAARGVTGARMYQYVRDLDDDVPAPSPPERVTLAFEGGAPPELERLDGDLARDDLVLVARSGDELAGQVVVSVGRPVRVPPLDATVRTDGAYLWRLYVPPAHRDCGIATALVSAGVRAARERGADRASALVATDNRPSQWVFEANGFEARTLHTYYRLGGLSHRGRTDATGR, encoded by the coding sequence ATGGCCGCCCGCCTCCCCCTCTGGCGCGTGACGCGCACCGCCCGCGCCCGACGGCTGTACGAGTGGCTGGCGGCGCGGGGCGTCACCGGGGCCCGCATGTACCAGTACGTCCGCGACCTGGACGACGACGTTCCCGCGCCGTCGCCCCCCGAGAGGGTGACGCTCGCGTTCGAGGGCGGTGCGCCCCCCGAACTCGAACGGCTCGACGGTGATCTCGCGCGGGACGACCTCGTCCTCGTCGCCCGAAGCGGCGACGAACTCGCCGGGCAGGTGGTCGTCAGCGTGGGACGGCCGGTCCGCGTCCCGCCGCTCGACGCGACGGTACGCACGGACGGGGCGTACCTCTGGCGGCTCTACGTCCCGCCCGCCCACCGCGACTGCGGTATCGCCACGGCGCTCGTCTCGGCGGGCGTCCGGGCGGCCCGCGAGCGCGGAGCGGACCGCGCTTCGGCGCTCGTCGCCACGGACAACCGGCCGTCGCAGTGGGTGTTCGAGGCCAACGGCTTCGAGGCGCGGACGCTCCACACGTACTACCGCCTCGGCGGACTGAGCCACCGAGGGCGGACGGACGCGACGGGAAGGTAA
- a CDS encoding CDP-alcohol phosphatidyltransferase family protein gives MSDEIGSAVRRVVTRVDRRGPRFERENVLRRLTVADYISLVALFWGWASAVLFLTGEPNWAVLAMLGGYGFDKLDGYWARRSGVSSAFGRQIDSFIDVFVYLVSAALLYHYALAPNVYASLVVGFLVVAFGGLRLVRHNDEGFIAEGGTSYYRGTTVVHTNLAAVGCYLAAAFTGIPNGWLAGALLVLVSPLMVSDYRAPKTDRSHVLAALAALTVAAGCLYLEVGA, from the coding sequence ATGTCCGACGAAATCGGGTCGGCGGTCCGGCGGGTCGTGACGCGGGTCGACCGGCGAGGGCCGCGCTTCGAGCGGGAGAACGTCCTCCGGCGGCTGACCGTCGCGGACTACATCAGTCTCGTGGCGCTCTTCTGGGGGTGGGCGAGCGCCGTCCTGTTCCTCACGGGCGAGCCGAACTGGGCCGTGCTGGCGATGCTCGGCGGGTACGGGTTCGACAAGCTCGACGGCTACTGGGCGCGCCGCTCGGGCGTCAGTTCGGCGTTCGGCCGGCAGATCGACTCCTTCATCGACGTCTTCGTCTACCTCGTGAGCGCGGCGCTCCTCTATCACTACGCGCTCGCGCCGAACGTCTACGCCAGCCTCGTCGTGGGCTTTCTCGTGGTCGCGTTCGGTGGCCTCCGGCTCGTGCGCCACAACGACGAGGGGTTCATCGCGGAGGGCGGGACGAGCTACTACCGGGGGACGACCGTCGTGCACACGAACCTCGCGGCGGTCGGCTGCTACCTCGCGGCGGCGTTCACCGGGATCCCGAACGGCTGGCTCGCCGGCGCGCTCCTCGTCCTCGTCAGCCCGCTGATGGTGTCCGACTACCGCGCGCCGAAGACCGACCGCAGCCACGTCCTGGCCGCGCTCGCGGCGCTGACCGTCGCCGCCGGCTGCCTCTACCTGGAGGTCGGCGCGTAG